A genomic segment from Desulfonatronum thioautotrophicum encodes:
- the radA gene encoding DNA repair protein RadA has product MKTSPGSYVCSSCGAHTTRWQGQCPHCKAWNTLREAPKTLVNTRAAQALATPVSLLDNTEAAATAWSTGLPGLDELLGGGMMPGASVLMGGEPGIGKSTLLLQLAAQAAQAGKDAVYVSGEESLSQIKSRAMRLGALVPGLAALDTHRVEDVLALLGTENPPDLLVLDSIQTVSSGESDGLPGSVSQVRTVATRLVETCKSRDCCLILVGHVTKDGAIAGPKLLEHMVDTVLSLEGDRQHMFRLLRVLKNRFGPSNELLVFQMEQQGLNVVPDPSTYFLGDRDPSLSGTALVMALDGHRPFAVEVQALATKSFLAMPRRTVLGFDANRLHLLLAVLEKRLRLPLGQFDIYTKIGGGLRLQDPGLDLGVVAAVLSSFLDKPLPERAVLWGEVDLNGQIRPVLAQDVRGRQAERLGYKPILAPRSPDASKGLGNVQEMARVLFGSTSVA; this is encoded by the coding sequence ATGAAAACTTCTCCCGGTTCCTACGTTTGCTCAAGCTGCGGCGCCCATACCACACGGTGGCAAGGGCAGTGCCCGCACTGCAAGGCCTGGAACACCCTTCGGGAAGCCCCGAAAACTCTTGTAAACACTCGCGCAGCCCAGGCGCTCGCCACTCCGGTCAGCCTGCTGGACAACACCGAGGCCGCGGCCACGGCCTGGAGCACCGGCCTGCCCGGTCTGGATGAGCTCTTGGGCGGAGGAATGATGCCTGGTGCGTCCGTGCTCATGGGCGGAGAACCGGGGATCGGCAAGTCCACGCTACTCTTACAGTTGGCTGCCCAGGCCGCCCAAGCCGGCAAGGACGCGGTTTATGTCTCCGGGGAAGAATCCCTGAGCCAGATCAAATCCCGAGCTATGCGTCTGGGTGCCCTGGTTCCGGGATTGGCTGCCCTGGATACCCATCGGGTCGAGGACGTGCTGGCCTTGCTGGGAACCGAAAATCCGCCGGATCTTTTGGTGTTGGATTCAATCCAGACCGTCTCCTCCGGAGAGTCCGACGGCTTGCCCGGCAGCGTCAGTCAGGTGCGCACCGTGGCCACCCGCCTGGTGGAAACCTGCAAATCCCGAGACTGCTGCCTCATTCTGGTCGGGCATGTGACCAAGGACGGGGCCATTGCCGGCCCGAAACTTTTGGAGCACATGGTGGACACGGTGCTCTCCCTGGAGGGCGATCGACAACATATGTTCCGGTTGCTACGGGTGCTCAAGAACCGTTTCGGCCCCAGCAACGAATTGCTGGTCTTCCAGATGGAACAGCAGGGGTTGAACGTGGTCCCGGACCCTTCAACCTATTTTCTGGGCGACCGCGACCCCAGCCTGAGCGGTACGGCCCTGGTCATGGCCTTGGATGGTCACCGGCCCTTTGCCGTGGAGGTCCAGGCCTTGGCTACCAAGAGTTTCTTGGCCATGCCGCGCCGCACCGTGCTGGGCTTTGACGCCAATCGCCTGCATCTGCTGCTGGCCGTGCTGGAAAAGCGACTGCGTCTGCCGCTGGGCCAGTTTGACATCTACACCAAGATCGGCGGCGGGCTGCGTCTCCAGGATCCCGGCCTGGATCTGGGGGTAGTGGCAGCCGTACTCTCGTCGTTTCTGGACAAGCCGTTGCCCGAACGGGCCGTGCTCTGGGGGGAGGTGGATCTCAACGGCCAGATCCGTCCGGTTTTGGCCCAGGATGTCCGGGGGCGCCAAGCCGAGCGCCTGGGCTACAAGCCGATCCTCGCTCCTCGGTCGCCGGACGCCTCCAAGGGATTAGGCAATGTCCAGGAGATGGCCAGGGTCCTTTTCGGAAGCACCAGCGTTGCCTGA